In Candidatus Zixiibacteriota bacterium, the DNA window ATCTTGAGGTGCTGAAGGATTGATTATGAACGTCCACGACAGAAAGCTACTGCTGCTGCTGGCACTCTTGGCGGCTCTTGTCGCCGGTTGCGGACGGGGGAGACCTTCGGAAAATTCCCCCCTCGCTATTGACCGGGGGATGACAAATCAGCCCAAGTACAAGCTCTATGCGGAAAGCCGATTCTATTCTGACGGCAGCGCTATGCGTCTGCCGGTCCCCGGAACGGTAGCGCGCGGGCATCTTAATGATGACATCATCTATTTCACCGGCAAGGATGATAAAGGCAATTTTGTTAAGAATATGCCGGTCTCCATTACTCGCGCCCTTTTGAAACGGGGTCAGGAACGATATGATATCTATTGCAGCCCCTGTCACAGCCGTCTTGGCGACGGTAAAGGAATCATGATAACGCGCGGCTACCTGCCGCCTCCAACTTTTCATGACGAGCGCATGCGGCAGTTGCCGGACGGCCATATTTTTGACGTCATCTCGCACGGAATCCGCAATATGCCCTCCTATGGACATCAGGTTCCGGTCGCCGACCGCTGGGCGATTGTGGGATATATGCGTGCCCTGCAGAAAAGCCAGAACGCCAGGCTTGAGGATATCCCGGCCGAGTTGCGGCAGGGGATTAGGTGAGTGGGAGAATAATGAAATACGACGACGCAACATATCGGATAACAGATTCGGGAAACATCGGAGCGCGCGCCCTGATTGTCGGCATCGCCGGACTGGCTGTCAGCGCCATCGGATATTTCCTGAATCCGGCGCAGTTTTTCCACTCCTACCTTAACGCTTTTATTTTCTGGTTCAGCGTCGCCATGGGCTCGCTCTTTTTTGTCATGCTGCACCATCTGGTGGCGGCGCGATGGAGCGTTACTTTGCGGCGTGTCGCTGAGAACATCATGATGCAGCTTCCGCTCCTGCTACTGTTTTTTCTGCCGGTCCTGCTGGGTATGCATGAGCTCTTTCACTGGACTCATCATGATGCCGTCGAAGCCGACCTGATTTTGCAGAAAAAGGCTCCCTATTTGAATGTTACTTTCTTTGTCATCCGCGCCGCTGTTTTCTTCGGTGTCTGGATTGCCTTATCTGTTCTCTTATCCAGGGCATCTTTAAAGCAAGATCTGAATCCGGAGGAGGCGATTACCAAAAGGATGCGGGCAATCAGCGCCATCGGGATTATCGCTTATGCTTTTACATTCAGCTTCGCGTCCTTTGACTGGCTTATGTCGCTGGATGCCCACTGGTATTCGACTATTTTTGGAGTTTATATCTTTTCGGGAAGCCTGGTGGCAATTATCTCATTTCTGGTCATATTGGTTTTCTTTATGCGGCGGCAGGGCTTACTCCATAATATGACCACCGCCGAACACTTTCATGACCTGGGGAAACTGCTCTTTGCCTTTACCGTCTTCTGGGCGTATATCGCTTTCTCCCAGTATTTCCTTATCTGGTACGCCAATATCCCCGAAGAAACAATCTGGTTTCGCAATCGCTGGGTCGGTTCCTGGAAAGGAGTCAGTCTGCTTCTCGTGCTGGGGCATTTTGTCATTCCATTTTTCATTCTCATCACCCGCTCGGCTAAGAGGAATCCTGCATTCCTGGCTATCATGGCTTCTTGGATGCTTTTCATGCACTGGGTTGATTTGTACTGGGTGATTATGCCGGGTCTGCAGAAACAGGGCTTTGATCTATCCTGGTTTGACTTGACCGCCTTCCTCGGAATTGGCGGAATCTTTGTCTGGTTGCTTCTCAAGAGAATAGCCGCCCATCCCCTGATACCTGTCAAGGACCCCCAGCTAAAAGCTT includes these proteins:
- a CDS encoding cytochrome c; amino-acid sequence: MNVHDRKLLLLLALLAALVAGCGRGRPSENSPLAIDRGMTNQPKYKLYAESRFYSDGSAMRLPVPGTVARGHLNDDIIYFTGKDDKGNFVKNMPVSITRALLKRGQERYDIYCSPCHSRLGDGKGIMITRGYLPPPTFHDERMRQLPDGHIFDVISHGIRNMPSYGHQVPVADRWAIVGYMRALQKSQNARLEDIPAELRQGIR